In one Trichlorobacter lovleyi SZ genomic region, the following are encoded:
- a CDS encoding HU family DNA-binding protein has protein sequence MIKEDTVTRLLDKESESGELTRKAVALLAEAAAVQGTLHLPGVRDAYRWRLEQVVLLAGQALEGAGESREAALLHWVLVQACAARAEDARYGAGQLSRGAQRAPTLEDCDDGWQRVEQIASTAEEAALAAAGFAQRLNTDKARAMALRAEVAAKSARKTVQERNRAYTFHADPGFSFGEGWYLAAAALFAGLSIQIRPGAAHEIQARRFLLDAGLEGALRPYRPRPASPKHLTHIIAEAFRADAQQAQGTLRTAFLGDESASAPLRAWIYDKVGGTPEQKVLLWVRTGDHHVQRNTCFDELRQLSELVVNTGLTPIFFGDNVPRELVPQGAVNLTLCWKEPLFQGPEMRRAQLHLFEELRCRHGLMGQIGVTTAGMDGPALMGLPTLYLTREHNVRLGKWVGAVPGYQEVVREPGYFAIIRTTLHQWQQCPPRGEAITIEVRKVVTFKPSSVLKDAINK, from the coding sequence ATGATCAAAGAAGATACGGTGACAAGGCTGCTTGATAAGGAATCCGAGAGCGGGGAGCTTACCCGAAAGGCCGTTGCGCTTTTGGCCGAGGCTGCCGCAGTGCAGGGAACGCTGCATCTGCCCGGCGTGCGCGATGCGTATCGCTGGCGGCTGGAGCAGGTTGTGCTGCTGGCCGGACAGGCGCTGGAAGGTGCGGGGGAGAGCCGCGAGGCGGCGCTGCTGCATTGGGTGCTGGTGCAGGCTTGCGCGGCTCGGGCAGAGGATGCGCGCTACGGCGCCGGGCAGCTTTCTCGCGGTGCTCAGCGGGCGCCCACGCTGGAGGATTGCGACGACGGCTGGCAGCGGGTAGAGCAGATCGCCAGTACTGCCGAAGAGGCGGCATTGGCGGCCGCAGGTTTTGCCCAGCGACTGAATACGGACAAAGCGAGAGCGATGGCCCTTAGAGCTGAAGTTGCTGCAAAGTCTGCCAGAAAAACCGTCCAGGAACGCAACCGCGCCTATACCTTCCATGCCGATCCCGGCTTTTCTTTTGGCGAAGGCTGGTACCTGGCTGCGGCGGCACTGTTTGCCGGCCTTTCCATCCAGATCAGACCCGGGGCTGCCCACGAAATTCAGGCCAGACGATTTCTTTTAGATGCCGGGCTGGAGGGAGCCCTTCGCCCCTATCGGCCTCGACCGGCCAGCCCCAAGCATCTGACACATATCATTGCCGAGGCTTTTCGAGCTGACGCGCAACAGGCACAGGGCACCCTGCGCACCGCTTTTCTGGGTGACGAATCAGCGTCGGCTCCCTTACGAGCATGGATCTATGACAAAGTGGGTGGGACGCCGGAACAGAAGGTGCTACTGTGGGTCCGAACAGGTGACCACCATGTCCAGCGCAATACCTGTTTTGATGAGTTGCGTCAGCTTTCCGAACTGGTAGTGAATACAGGGCTCACACCCATCTTTTTCGGCGATAATGTTCCGCGAGAGCTTGTTCCGCAAGGGGCGGTTAACCTGACCCTGTGCTGGAAAGAGCCGCTCTTCCAGGGACCGGAGATGCGCCGGGCACAGCTTCACCTGTTTGAAGAGTTAAGATGCCGACACGGCCTGATGGGCCAGATTGGCGTGACCACCGCCGGTATGGACGGACCGGCGCTTATGGGATTGCCCACCCTGTACCTTACCCGGGAACACAATGTCCGGCTGGGCAAGTGGGTGGGAGCCGTTCCGGGATATCAGGAGGTTGTGCGGGAACCGGGCTATTTCGCAATCATCCGTACCACCCTGCATCAGTGGCAGCAGTGCCCCCCCAGAGGCGAGGCAATTACCATTGAGGTCCGCAAGGTGGTGACGTTTAAGCCAAGCAGTGTGCTTAAGGACGCTATCAACAAATGA
- a CDS encoding ATP-binding protein, translating to MIATSSELITVLRQYNPWWRNASASDLPSWRRRAFHGILTWMQEPPAPRALLLSGARQVGKTTLFLQVIQELIDNGVPPTKILYATFDHPLLKLLGLDGLIKLWREFEPESDGIEYLFLDEIQTVRDWQTWLKLQVDFEKKRRIAVTGSATPLVTEGQESGVGRWHTLRLSTLSFFEYLQLKQVNIPPLPEINSLARLFDWTPAQFATVSADAAPLVAHFHEYLLRGGFPQSVVMGSVTAAQKLLREDIVDKVLKRDMTALFGVRHILELEQVFLYLCLHGGGILDMQTLCGDLELKKPTVNNFINLLEATHLIYKLPPFGYGKEILRARYKVYLADAAISPSVLLKGNSLLEDPIALGIAVETAFFKHVFARYYSRSAGFSYWRGKSDREVDIVAEVEGRLTPFEVKYRSQHTGAGELKGLTQFCETRQAPRGYVITREMQDFSILTLEKEVNTRTGKAPIRIAKIPAPLACYWLGKTELDELPGD from the coding sequence ATGATCGCGACATCATCAGAGCTGATTACCGTATTGCGTCAGTATAACCCCTGGTGGCGCAACGCTTCGGCTTCAGATCTACCAAGCTGGAGACGGCGAGCCTTCCACGGCATCCTTACCTGGATGCAGGAGCCACCAGCGCCACGGGCACTCTTGCTTTCCGGCGCACGGCAGGTTGGCAAGACCACGCTTTTTCTACAGGTAATCCAGGAGCTGATTGACAACGGCGTTCCCCCCACCAAGATACTCTATGCTACTTTTGACCACCCCTTGCTCAAGTTGTTGGGGCTGGATGGCCTGATCAAACTATGGCGTGAATTTGAGCCGGAAAGTGACGGCATAGAATACCTTTTTCTTGATGAAATCCAGACGGTGCGCGATTGGCAGACCTGGCTGAAGTTACAGGTTGATTTTGAGAAAAAACGCCGGATAGCCGTAACCGGTTCAGCCACCCCGCTGGTGACAGAAGGGCAGGAATCCGGTGTCGGTCGCTGGCATACCCTTCGTTTATCCACCCTTTCGTTCTTTGAGTATCTGCAACTGAAGCAGGTAAATATCCCACCGTTGCCGGAGATAAACTCACTTGCCCGGCTCTTTGACTGGACACCGGCACAATTTGCCACCGTCTCAGCAGACGCTGCACCGCTCGTCGCACATTTTCATGAATACCTGCTGCGGGGCGGTTTTCCGCAAAGTGTGGTAATGGGCAGCGTAACCGCTGCACAGAAACTGTTGCGAGAAGACATTGTCGATAAGGTACTGAAACGGGATATGACGGCGCTTTTCGGGGTGCGGCATATTCTGGAGCTTGAACAGGTCTTTCTCTACCTCTGCCTGCATGGCGGTGGCATACTGGATATGCAGACCTTATGCGGCGATCTGGAACTCAAAAAACCGACTGTGAACAACTTTATCAACCTGTTGGAGGCAACCCACCTGATCTACAAATTGCCACCGTTCGGTTATGGCAAAGAGATCCTGCGTGCCCGGTACAAAGTGTATCTGGCTGATGCTGCCATTTCACCGTCGGTGTTGCTTAAGGGAAATTCACTTCTGGAAGACCCGATAGCACTGGGGATTGCCGTTGAAACCGCCTTCTTTAAGCATGTTTTTGCCCGATACTACTCGCGCAGTGCAGGTTTTTCCTACTGGCGCGGCAAAAGCGACCGTGAAGTAGACATTGTTGCCGAGGTTGAAGGGCGGTTGACACCGTTTGAGGTAAAATACCGTTCACAGCATACCGGCGCCGGTGAATTGAAGGGACTGACCCAGTTTTGTGAAACCCGCCAGGCGCCACGCGGCTATGTTATTACCAGAGAAATGCAGGACTTCTCCATCCTCACATTGGAAAAGGAAGTGAATACCAGGACCGGCAAAGCGCCAATCCGTATAGCCAAGATACCAGCGCCGCTGGCCTGTTACTGGCTGGGCAAGACTGAACTGGATGAACTGCCGGGAGACTAG
- a CDS encoding RNA-directed DNA polymerase, translating into MTYLALRYYLLAHSARNDRWAREIATSITLHRNSVPYREFEVYKGLQERSSGHEPVIDYRKVHYPAPTEALAEAALLSELARVGGPFSRHECVFSNVLSAHGTAGSVEPYFTWWAKRQKAIEASCRQNLSATVVYLDLQKFYPSVSTELASATWKGAAASVQLGQYWVTLGDKLLADYSTILGGRGGLLSGPVFGHVVGNIVLRGLDDTLHSHYPGRCFRYVDDIALVIPFADMKSAKTLLKEALPEGLHINEAKTLEMEAKEWISITSSFESEMDTLSWGRFVSGLKFFLFAHKGSLELLQPAALAEGFRLPLRDNKTAAQEQTTVQRFIQRIRAPWFDREKAPTKVSDVLRLAREAREKMTRAFNEASEAVSGIPSNQKMRRKLQIQKLRYAAKRLLFLAPQDQLGHLAGMIEDVPEISELHAIFVALSSRDVTNLLAYSSSVAQAAAQVLLADGGKFRCSSTKWINAQEDAWSVLRMNGVPLIDAGLEQIQDSPMVRFAARRPYNPHERQQLTDYYRELHAVCDIRQVDHQELLATAINGADPITFDALHLLGLSS; encoded by the coding sequence GTGACTTACCTCGCACTTCGCTACTATCTTCTAGCCCATAGTGCAAGAAATGATCGTTGGGCTCGCGAAATTGCAACAAGCATCACATTACACAGAAACTCAGTGCCATACCGAGAGTTCGAAGTTTATAAGGGCTTGCAGGAAAGGTCTTCAGGGCACGAACCAGTAATAGATTATCGAAAAGTTCACTATCCTGCGCCAACTGAGGCATTGGCTGAGGCGGCATTACTATCTGAGTTAGCACGCGTAGGAGGGCCTTTCTCCCGTCACGAATGCGTGTTCAGCAATGTTCTATCAGCGCATGGAACGGCAGGAAGCGTCGAACCTTACTTTACTTGGTGGGCAAAGAGGCAGAAGGCTATCGAAGCTTCCTGCAGGCAGAACCTTTCTGCGACAGTCGTTTATCTTGACCTTCAGAAGTTTTATCCCAGCGTCTCAACTGAACTTGCGAGCGCAACATGGAAAGGTGCTGCTGCATCGGTCCAACTAGGTCAATACTGGGTAACTCTTGGGGATAAGCTTCTCGCTGATTACAGCACAATTCTAGGTGGGCGTGGCGGCTTGTTGTCGGGGCCGGTGTTCGGACATGTGGTCGGAAATATCGTTCTTCGGGGGTTGGATGACACGCTTCACTCCCATTATCCGGGCAGATGTTTTCGATATGTCGACGATATTGCACTTGTTATCCCATTTGCTGACATGAAATCTGCCAAGACGTTGCTTAAAGAAGCTCTTCCTGAAGGACTCCATATTAATGAAGCTAAGACGCTCGAAATGGAAGCGAAAGAGTGGATAAGTATTACATCATCCTTCGAATCGGAGATGGACACACTTTCGTGGGGTCGTTTCGTCTCGGGCCTAAAATTTTTCTTGTTTGCGCATAAGGGTAGTCTTGAGCTATTGCAACCGGCCGCTTTGGCTGAGGGGTTTCGGCTACCTTTGCGTGATAACAAAACCGCGGCACAAGAGCAGACCACAGTGCAGCGGTTTATTCAGCGTATACGAGCACCGTGGTTTGATCGAGAAAAGGCACCGACAAAGGTCTCGGACGTCTTGCGTCTTGCACGCGAGGCCCGCGAGAAGATGACGCGAGCGTTCAACGAGGCATCGGAGGCAGTATCTGGTATACCTAGCAACCAAAAGATGCGTCGGAAATTGCAGATACAAAAGCTACGATATGCTGCTAAGCGCTTACTTTTCCTTGCACCACAGGACCAACTTGGGCATCTCGCTGGGATGATTGAGGATGTTCCAGAAATATCTGAGCTGCACGCCATTTTTGTTGCATTGTCGTCGCGAGACGTTACAAATTTGCTTGCTTACTCAAGTTCAGTTGCACAAGCAGCAGCGCAGGTCCTCTTGGCTGATGGTGGAAAATTTCGTTGTTCGTCAACTAAATGGATTAATGCACAAGAAGATGCGTGGTCAGTACTTCGAATGAATGGCGTACCACTAATTGACGCGGGACTTGAACAAATACAAGATTCTCCTATGGTCCGCTTCGCTGCCCGTCGCCCATATAATCCTCACGAACGACAACAACTTACTGACTATTATCGCGAACTCCACGCAGTGTGTGATATTCGCCAAGTGGATCATCAGGAACTATTAGCTACGGCTATTAATGGAGCAGACCCAATTACGTTTGACGCTTTACATCTGCTCGGACTGTCGTCGTAA
- a CDS encoding virulence RhuM family protein: MNQDDNAIVLYQAPDGSSSLQVQLDHDTVWLTQAQVAELFDVNVPAVSKHIRNILGSGELDAAATVSKMERVQLEGGRKVKRSQVLYSLDMIISIGYRVNSAKATRFRIWATKVLRDHIVTGYTLNEQRLREESAKLQAMQQTVALLARTLTNQELVSDTGRDVLRVIDDYAYALATLDRYDHGTLAIEGTTARHCTSSVTTRGFASSTP; this comes from the coding sequence ATGAACCAAGACGATAACGCGATTGTCCTCTATCAGGCTCCTGACGGGTCATCTTCCCTTCAGGTCCAACTCGACCATGACACCGTCTGGCTGACACAGGCTCAAGTTGCTGAACTTTTTGATGTAAATGTTCCTGCGGTATCAAAGCATATCAGGAATATTCTGGGCAGCGGAGAGCTGGATGCAGCCGCAACTGTTTCCAAAATGGAAAGAGTTCAGCTTGAAGGTGGGCGGAAAGTCAAGAGAAGCCAGGTCTTATACAGTCTGGATATGATCATTTCTATTGGTTATCGTGTCAATTCTGCAAAGGCTACCAGGTTTCGTATCTGGGCGACCAAGGTTCTGCGCGACCATATCGTCACAGGGTACACGCTCAACGAGCAGCGGTTGCGGGAGGAGAGCGCCAAGCTTCAGGCGATGCAGCAGACAGTGGCGTTGCTGGCGCGAACCCTGACCAATCAGGAGCTGGTAAGCGATACCGGCAGGGACGTGCTGCGTGTCATCGACGATTACGCCTATGCTCTGGCAACCCTTGACCGCTACGACCACGGGACGCTGGCCATCGAAGGAACTACCGCCAGGCACTGTACGTCATCAGTTACGACGAGGGGATTCGCATCGTCAACGCCATGA
- a CDS encoding cation-translocating P-type ATPase yields MNRKPETVWHALGVDHALEMLQSAAESGLTADQAARRLQQYGQNELTEQAGRTPWQILWEQFTSTMALILSAAAVVSGLVGSFKDAATIFAIVILFALLGFAQDFRAERAIAALKRMAVPLVRVRRDGVVQELPSLQLVPGDIVLLEAGSVVPADCRLLEAHGLRVQEALLTGESEAVEKHTDLIASGELPLGDRRNLLFMGTLVSAGRAVALVVATGMQTELGSIATMLQQVGQEWTPLQKRLDRLGKVLAVVSVVVAGLIFGVGMLRGEALKEMLLLAVSVAVAAIPEGLPAVVTITLALGAQRMLKRHALIRRLPAVETLGSVTVICSDKTGTLTQNRMAVTGLMNTDSIVGGAEDAASDRLLLMIGALCNDAVLKVADGEESVLGDPTEGALVSAAATAGLYRSELEQALPRIAEIPFDSTTKRMITVHQITALAPGLLPLPPLPPGGKLLAAKGALDSVLALCSAIVLNSKIVALTDDHTKALLAAADRLSNQGQRVLALALRVLQPDDDDRLESLAQEFICIGLAALTDPPRQEAQAAVQRCLTAGIRPVMITGDHPLTARAIARQVGIDDAGGALTGVELDRLNPEQFDEAVSRVSVYARVAPEHKLRIVDAIQRSGGVAAMTGDGVNDAPALKKADVGVAMGKVGTDVAREASDMVLLDDNFATIVAAVEEGRTIYDNIRKFVVFSVAGNTGKILAVLILPFLGLGMPLTPLQLLWLNLLTDGLLGLGMGLERAEPDVMKRPPIAPDSQIFDRRTIRYVVLTGSLIGGSCMLVTWFTWQSGGPWQTVLFASLALAQIAQAMGLRSFRSSFLQMGLFSNLPLLAMAASVLLLQGLAIWLPQLQGFFRTTALTWEQLGLVLLPAVAVFLLLEGEKWAGRLGRTWRGN; encoded by the coding sequence ATGAACAGAAAACCTGAAACAGTATGGCATGCCCTGGGTGTTGATCATGCGTTGGAAATGCTGCAATCAGCTGCTGAGAGCGGTTTGACTGCGGATCAGGCCGCTCGTCGTCTACAGCAGTATGGGCAGAATGAGCTGACCGAGCAGGCCGGGCGTACCCCCTGGCAGATCCTCTGGGAGCAGTTTACTTCCACCATGGCCCTGATTCTGAGCGCAGCTGCGGTGGTTTCCGGTCTGGTGGGATCTTTCAAGGATGCCGCCACCATCTTTGCCATTGTGATCCTGTTTGCGCTGCTGGGCTTTGCCCAGGATTTCCGCGCAGAGCGGGCCATTGCCGCCCTGAAGCGGATGGCTGTGCCGCTGGTGCGGGTGCGGCGGGATGGGGTGGTGCAGGAGCTGCCTTCGCTGCAGCTGGTGCCCGGTGATATCGTACTGCTGGAGGCGGGCAGCGTGGTTCCGGCTGATTGCCGCCTGCTGGAGGCCCACGGCCTGCGGGTGCAGGAGGCGCTGCTGACCGGTGAGTCAGAGGCGGTGGAAAAGCATACTGACCTGATTGCAAGCGGAGAGCTGCCGCTGGGTGATCGTCGCAACCTGCTGTTTATGGGAACTCTGGTCTCGGCTGGCCGGGCTGTGGCATTGGTGGTGGCCACCGGCATGCAGACCGAGCTGGGCAGTATCGCCACCATGCTGCAGCAGGTGGGGCAGGAGTGGACCCCGCTGCAGAAACGGCTGGACCGGCTGGGCAAGGTGCTGGCCGTGGTTTCGGTGGTGGTGGCAGGCCTGATCTTCGGGGTGGGGATGCTGCGGGGCGAGGCGCTGAAAGAGATGCTGCTGCTGGCGGTCAGTGTGGCAGTGGCTGCCATCCCGGAAGGGCTGCCTGCGGTGGTTACCATCACCCTGGCCCTGGGGGCCCAGCGGATGCTGAAACGCCATGCCCTGATCCGGCGGCTTCCGGCGGTGGAGACGCTGGGTTCAGTCACCGTGATCTGCAGCGACAAGACCGGTACCCTGACCCAGAACCGGATGGCCGTGACCGGGCTGATGAACACGGATAGTATTGTTGGTGGGGCCGAAGATGCCGCATCGGACAGGTTGCTGTTGATGATCGGCGCACTCTGTAATGATGCGGTCTTGAAGGTTGCAGATGGTGAAGAGTCGGTACTGGGTGACCCCACTGAAGGTGCCCTGGTCTCTGCTGCCGCAACTGCAGGCCTGTACCGGAGTGAACTGGAACAGGCCCTGCCACGGATCGCCGAGATCCCCTTTGATTCAACCACCAAGCGGATGATCACCGTGCATCAGATTACCGCGCTGGCCCCCGGCCTTCTGCCGTTGCCTCCGCTGCCGCCAGGGGGTAAGCTGCTGGCAGCCAAAGGGGCATTGGACAGTGTGCTGGCACTGTGCAGCGCAATTGTGCTGAACAGCAAGATCGTCGCGCTGACGGATGATCATACCAAGGCGCTGCTGGCTGCTGCAGACCGGCTTTCAAATCAGGGGCAGCGGGTGCTGGCCCTGGCACTGCGGGTGCTGCAGCCGGATGACGATGATCGCCTGGAGTCCCTGGCGCAGGAGTTTATCTGTATCGGTCTGGCAGCCCTGACCGACCCGCCACGGCAGGAGGCACAAGCAGCGGTACAGCGCTGCCTGACTGCCGGTATCAGGCCGGTTATGATCACCGGCGACCACCCCCTGACTGCCCGTGCCATTGCCCGTCAGGTAGGGATTGATGATGCAGGCGGTGCCCTGACCGGTGTTGAACTGGATCGGCTCAATCCGGAGCAGTTTGATGAGGCGGTGTCCAGGGTTTCGGTCTATGCCCGGGTGGCGCCGGAGCACAAACTGCGGATTGTGGATGCGATCCAGCGCAGCGGCGGTGTGGCAGCCATGACCGGTGACGGGGTCAATGATGCCCCGGCCCTGAAAAAGGCTGATGTGGGGGTGGCCATGGGCAAGGTGGGCACTGATGTGGCCCGGGAAGCCTCGGACATGGTGCTGCTGGATGATAACTTTGCCACCATTGTGGCGGCGGTGGAGGAAGGCCGCACCATTTACGACAACATCCGCAAGTTTGTGGTCTTTTCCGTGGCAGGCAACACCGGCAAGATCCTGGCCGTCTTGATCCTGCCGTTTCTGGGGCTGGGGATGCCGTTGACGCCGCTGCAACTGCTCTGGCTGAACCTGCTGACCGATGGCCTGCTGGGGCTGGGGATGGGTCTGGAGCGGGCAGAACCGGATGTTATGAAGCGTCCGCCCATTGCGCCGGACAGCCAGATCTTTGACCGCCGCACCATCCGCTATGTTGTGCTGACCGGCAGCCTGATCGGCGGCTCCTGCATGTTGGTTACCTGGTTCACCTGGCAGTCAGGCGGTCCCTGGCAGACTGTACTGTTTGCCTCCCTGGCCCTGGCCCAGATCGCCCAGGCCATGGGGCTGCGTTCCTTCCGCAGTTCGTTCCTGCAGATGGGGCTGTTCAGCAACCTGCCGCTGTTGGCCATGGCCGCCAGTGTGCTGCTGCTGCAGGGGCTGGCCATCTGGCTGCCGCAGTTGCAGGGCTTTTTCCGCACCACGGCCCTTACCTGGGAACAGCTCGGGCTGGTACTGTTACCGGCAGTGGCGGTGTTTCTGCTGCTGGAAGGGGAGAAGTGGGCCGGACGGTTGGGCAGGACTTGGAGAGGTAATTAA
- a CDS encoding coiled-coil domain-containing protein: protein MLGVLQRDEQRLMAEITTAEERLRMLENELAPARQAVSALIQEEVSSIDMGIGVLNERQRHLRRISAAFELGQQLTDRISDIEREIEPLQDAIDEAVRSTDFDAAASMLEDGMNAYLSKINILRPGVWRHSPIKIDVSRFRFTMRVGARRWHAALGGTDSLYFLMAYHYGLLTLTSKSGCHYPGLSIIDVPGEFSGEAVEDKENFIVQPFVELLNRDEYKGSQLIITGASFTGLEGAHRLLQTHVYVA from the coding sequence TTGCTTGGAGTCCTCCAACGTGATGAACAGCGTTTGATGGCAGAGATCACAACGGCTGAAGAAAGACTCCGCATGCTTGAGAATGAGCTAGCTCCGGCCCGTCAAGCAGTATCGGCGTTGATCCAGGAGGAGGTCAGTTCTATTGACATGGGTATAGGCGTATTGAATGAAAGACAGCGCCATCTGAGGCGTATCTCAGCAGCCTTCGAGCTCGGCCAGCAGCTAACTGATCGCATTTCAGACATAGAGCGTGAGATCGAGCCGCTTCAGGATGCAATCGACGAGGCAGTACGTTCGACGGACTTTGATGCGGCCGCGTCGATGCTTGAAGATGGCATGAATGCCTATTTGTCAAAGATCAACATTCTCCGCCCGGGGGTATGGCGCCATAGTCCAATCAAGATTGATGTTTCCCGTTTTCGCTTCACTATGAGGGTTGGTGCTCGGCGGTGGCATGCTGCACTCGGAGGGACTGATTCACTTTATTTCTTAATGGCGTACCACTATGGGTTGCTCACTCTCACGAGTAAAAGTGGCTGTCATTATCCTGGGCTGTCAATCATAGATGTCCCAGGTGAGTTTTCTGGAGAAGCGGTCGAAGACAAGGAAAACTTTATAGTGCAGCCGTTTGTCGAACTGCTGAATCGAGACGAGTACAAGGGATCGCAGCTCATCATTACCGGAGCCTCGTTTACTGGGCTCGAGGGGGCGCATCGGCTGCTCCAGACCCATGTCTATGTAGCGTAG
- a CDS encoding type II toxin-antitoxin system death-on-curing family toxin: MKGDFNGLFGLEKDQGFKSALGAIYQTFGGEELYPSVEEKGANLLYFVVKNHAFSDGNKRIAAALFIYFLGMNGILYHADCSKRLADNALVALTLLIAESRPEEKETIVKVIVNLINRNN; encoded by the coding sequence ATGAAGGGGGATTTCAATGGTCTGTTCGGTCTGGAAAAGGATCAGGGATTCAAGAGCGCACTCGGTGCCATCTACCAGACCTTCGGCGGTGAGGAACTCTATCCGAGCGTGGAGGAAAAGGGAGCGAACCTCCTGTACTTTGTCGTCAAGAACCATGCCTTCAGCGATGGCAACAAGCGGATAGCCGCTGCCCTGTTCATCTACTTCCTGGGCATGAACGGCATTCTCTACCATGCCGATTGTTCAAAGAGACTGGCGGACAACGCCCTGGTGGCGCTGACCCTGCTCATCGCCGAGAGCCGTCCGGAAGAGAAAGAGACTATCGTCAAGGTGATCGTTAACCTTATCAACCGGAATAACTGA